One Ignavibacteriales bacterium DNA segment encodes these proteins:
- a CDS encoding transcriptional regulator → MKDIIHSLNKVFESRVRLGVMSILMVNEWVDFNTLKEMLNLTDGNLASHLSALEKSKYIIIKKKFVGKKPNTSYGVTDAGKKAFAEHLDALEKLLNI, encoded by the coding sequence ATGAAAGATATTATACATAGTTTAAATAAGGTTTTCGAAAGCAGAGTGAGACTTGGAGTCATGTCAATATTGATGGTTAATGAGTGGGTAGACTTTAACACTCTGAAGGAAATGTTAAACCTCACAGACGGAAATTTGGCGAGTCATCTCAGCGCGTTGGAAAAATCCAAATATATTATTATAAAAAAGAAGTTTGTCGGGAAAAAACCAAATACGTCATACGGCGTCACCGACGCCGGGAAGAAGGCATTTGCAGAGCATCTCGACGCCCTTGAAAAGCTTCTGAACATATAA
- the ade gene encoding adenine deaminase: protein MHEAFTVSGNLIDIHSREIYPATVFVESGRIKRIERDPGKEYANYVLPGFIDAHVHVESSMLVPSEFARLSVVHGTVATVSDPHEIANVLGIEGIRYMITNGKKVPFKFYFGASSCVPATSFETAGAEVTADDIRELFEKDGLHYLSEMMNYPGVLNNDPVVMDKITVAKVMGLPIDGHSPGLMGEQAEIYVKAGISTDHECYMLEEALGKLDLGMNIIIREGSAAKNFDALHTIISEHSGHVMFCSDDKHPNDLIVSQIDGIVRKALSKGYDLFNVLKCACINPVPHYKLDVGMMREGDPADFIVIDSLESFRVEATYIDGVKVAEKGRSLIQSVNAEEVNNFNTQRKSAEDFRLKCDCSEIRVIEAIDGEIITNEITCKPKSEGGYLVSDTDNDILKLTVVCRYTNDAPVVAFIKNFGLKNGAIASCVAHDSHNIIAVGVTDDDIAHAVNGIIDEKGGISVSADGITEVLPLPVAGIMTTDDGYKTAERYSKLDSLAKELGSTLYAPFMTLSFMALPVIPALKLSDKGLFDVSRFGFTDICKSIEG, encoded by the coding sequence ATGCATGAGGCTTTTACCGTTTCCGGGAATTTAATTGACATACATAGCCGGGAAATATATCCTGCCACGGTTTTTGTGGAATCCGGCAGAATAAAAAGAATAGAAAGGGATCCGGGCAAGGAATATGCGAATTATGTTTTGCCGGGATTTATCGATGCCCATGTTCATGTAGAAAGTTCAATGCTGGTTCCGTCAGAATTTGCGCGTCTTTCCGTAGTTCACGGCACAGTTGCTACCGTCTCCGATCCTCATGAAATAGCCAATGTACTGGGTATAGAAGGTATAAGGTACATGATCACCAACGGCAAGAAAGTTCCTTTTAAGTTTTATTTCGGCGCTTCATCCTGCGTACCTGCAACTTCATTTGAAACGGCGGGCGCTGAAGTCACAGCCGATGATATACGCGAGCTCTTTGAAAAAGACGGTCTGCATTATCTCAGCGAGATGATGAATTACCCCGGCGTCCTCAATAATGACCCGGTCGTGATGGACAAAATAACCGTTGCGAAAGTAATGGGACTTCCGATCGACGGGCACTCGCCGGGATTAATGGGCGAACAGGCGGAGATATATGTAAAGGCAGGTATATCAACCGATCATGAATGCTACATGCTGGAGGAAGCTCTTGGCAAGCTGGACCTTGGAATGAATATTATAATAAGGGAAGGTTCAGCGGCGAAGAATTTCGATGCACTGCACACAATAATTTCCGAACATTCCGGTCACGTAATGTTTTGCAGTGATGACAAGCATCCAAACGATCTGATAGTAAGCCAGATAGACGGGATAGTAAGAAAGGCTTTGAGTAAGGGTTATGACCTATTTAACGTATTGAAATGCGCGTGCATAAACCCGGTACCTCACTATAAACTGGACGTGGGGATGATGAGGGAGGGAGACCCGGCAGACTTTATAGTGATCGACAGTTTGGAGAGTTTTAGGGTGGAGGCGACATATATCGACGGAGTGAAAGTTGCCGAGAAAGGAAGGAGTCTAATACAAAGTGTCAATGCGGAGGAAGTAAATAATTTTAATACGCAAAGAAAGTCAGCGGAAGATTTCAGACTGAAATGCGACTGCAGTGAGATAAGGGTTATAGAGGCAATAGACGGGGAGATAATTACAAACGAGATAACATGCAAGCCAAAGTCAGAAGGCGGTTACCTTGTTTCGGATACGGATAACGACATATTAAAGCTTACAGTTGTTTGCAGGTATACAAACGACGCACCGGTAGTAGCGTTCATTAAAAATTTCGGTCTAAAAAATGGGGCAATTGCATCATGTGTCGCTCATGACTCGCATAATATAATAGCTGTTGGCGTAACGGATGATGATATTGCCCATGCTGTGAATGGTATTATAGATGAAAAGGGAGGAATATCTGTTTCAGCAGACGGTATAACGGAAGTACTGCCTTTACCCGTTGCGGGTATAATGACGACCGATGACGGTTATAAAACTGCCGAGAGATATTCCAAACTCGACTCGCTGGCAAAAGAACTGGGAAGCACGTTATATGCTCCGTTTATGACGCTGTCATTTATGGCATTACCGGTTATCCCGGCTTTAAAATTAAGCGATAAGGGATTATTCGACGTGAGTAGATTCGGATTTACGGATATATGTAAAAGTATAGAAGGATAA
- a CDS encoding TIGR00730 family Rossman fold protein, which yields MGDSREKELDNGSKKTKEIRYFLEGPKSRGSELLYAIRIFIEFIKGFRVFHFIGPAITVFGSARFKEDHKYYRLGRKIGGELANMGFTVMTGGGPGVMEAVNRGAKEAGGRSVGCNIELPFEQQPNAYMDKWVELDFFFVRKVMLLKYSYGFIVLPGGFGTLDEFFETLTLIQTKKIKNFPVVVMGKRFYNDVLEEMHIMLEEGTISKEDLNLILFTDNVDEAMAHIHHYAIRQHGLKKKIIKPSRFLGEKF from the coding sequence ATGGGAGACAGCAGAGAAAAAGAGTTAGATAACGGTTCTAAAAAGACGAAGGAGATCAGATACTTTCTTGAAGGACCGAAATCTAGAGGCAGTGAGTTACTTTATGCAATAAGGATATTTATAGAGTTCATTAAAGGTTTTAGGGTTTTTCATTTTATTGGTCCTGCGATAACGGTTTTTGGATCGGCAAGATTTAAAGAGGATCACAAATATTACAGGCTTGGAAGAAAGATTGGGGGTGAGCTTGCCAATATGGGATTTACAGTGATGACGGGAGGCGGACCTGGTGTGATGGAGGCAGTGAATAGAGGCGCTAAAGAAGCCGGCGGACGTTCTGTGGGATGTAATATAGAGCTTCCCTTCGAGCAACAGCCCAACGCATACATGGATAAGTGGGTCGAGCTGGATTTCTTCTTTGTAAGGAAAGTGATGCTATTAAAATATTCTTACGGGTTCATTGTTTTGCCGGGAGGATTTGGCACACTGGACGAGTTCTTTGAGACGCTGACATTGATACAAACAAAGAAGATAAAGAACTTTCCTGTGGTAGTGATGGGGAAGCGATTTTATAATGATGTACTGGAAGAGATGCATATAATGCTAGAGGAGGGCACGATCTCGAAGGAGGATCTGAATTTGATTTTGTTTACAGATAACGTGGATGAGGCGATGGCTCACATCCACCATTATGCTATCAGACAACACGGACTTAAAAAGAAAATAATAAAACCGTCAAGATTCCTTGGCGAGAAATTTTAA
- the creD gene encoding cell envelope integrity protein CreD, whose amino-acid sequence MKKLKFYFTIFSLIAGIVVSIPVSSSGHLEKMAFVVMYLPFLTIGMVIANIQYTKKFAIGHYSVFFILSSVGQFLLLPVMIIFSAIFNTAAFNLFYIIVAILFYFIAQKFLLVEVTYRATYIYVICILALSFLVNTQYEYLFFIGGSLSIGLIFDHAVHPEIFKEIFKIIKPNAMQQQNSLSTFSNWIKTSITFKMIVVGAMVIVLIVPMIMISGLIDEREQLQQEAIRDIGSKWGGSQYLIGPILALPYKELTGSGENKSEIVKTAYFLPEKLNITGTINPETLNRGIYDVTVYNANLNFSGNYSAPDLASLKIDSSNVLWSDAYFCIGISDLKGIKRTVDMKYGDKNFVFKNGIIDENLKLSGVSAGVSEEQTELLKTGGEFSFAIDINGSSNLNFAPLGKETDVNLSSQWSNPGFDGTFLPDKREITEAGFNAEWKVLNLNRGFPQQWIGDSFSPASSGFGVNLLQPVEQYQKISRSAKYAFLFIFLTYVVFFFVEVINKTRIHPIRYFLVGLALIIFYTLLLSISEVIGFEMAYLAAASAVVILITLYSKNFLKKWILTGFMFLILSFLYGFLYFIIQLQDYSLLAGSIGLFIILAILMYFSRKINYENGSPKEEQVVTN is encoded by the coding sequence GTGAAGAAATTGAAATTTTACTTCACCATATTCAGTCTTATTGCGGGTATTGTTGTATCAATACCGGTGTCGTCAAGTGGTCATTTAGAGAAAATGGCTTTTGTTGTTATGTACTTACCCTTTTTAACAATAGGTATGGTTATAGCAAATATACAATACACTAAAAAGTTTGCAATAGGACATTATTCTGTTTTCTTTATCCTTTCATCCGTCGGTCAATTTCTATTATTGCCGGTGATGATAATTTTTAGTGCGATCTTTAACACAGCAGCATTTAATCTATTTTACATTATTGTAGCGATCTTATTCTACTTTATTGCGCAAAAGTTTCTTCTTGTTGAAGTTACCTACAGAGCTACTTACATATATGTTATTTGCATTTTAGCGCTTTCGTTTTTAGTGAATACCCAATATGAATATCTATTCTTTATAGGGGGGAGCCTCAGTATAGGACTAATATTTGATCACGCAGTACACCCGGAAATATTCAAAGAGATTTTTAAAATAATTAAACCAAATGCTATGCAACAGCAGAATTCATTAAGCACATTTTCAAACTGGATAAAAACCTCCATCACGTTCAAGATGATCGTGGTTGGGGCGATGGTTATCGTCCTTATTGTTCCGATGATCATGATCTCAGGACTTATTGATGAGAGAGAACAGCTACAGCAGGAAGCCATACGCGATATAGGAAGCAAGTGGGGAGGGAGCCAGTATCTAATCGGACCTATACTTGCCTTGCCCTATAAAGAATTAACAGGCAGTGGAGAAAATAAATCCGAAATTGTAAAAACAGCATATTTTTTGCCGGAGAAACTGAACATCACCGGCACGATCAATCCAGAGACTCTCAACCGCGGAATATATGATGTTACTGTTTATAACGCTAACTTAAATTTTTCAGGGAATTATTCTGCGCCTGACCTGGCTTCGCTAAAGATCGATTCAAGCAATGTCCTCTGGAGTGATGCGTATTTCTGCATCGGTATTTCAGATCTGAAAGGAATAAAGAGGACAGTGGATATGAAGTATGGCGATAAGAATTTTGTTTTTAAGAATGGAATTATTGACGAGAATTTGAAACTTTCCGGTGTGAGTGCCGGGGTTTCAGAAGAGCAGACAGAATTATTGAAAACCGGAGGGGAGTTTAGTTTCGCGATAGACATTAACGGGAGTTCAAATCTAAATTTTGCACCACTCGGGAAGGAAACCGATGTGAACCTTTCTTCTCAGTGGAGTAATCCCGGCTTTGATGGAACGTTCCTCCCGGATAAAAGGGAGATTACCGAAGCCGGATTTAATGCTGAGTGGAAAGTTCTTAATCTCAACAGGGGATTTCCACAGCAGTGGATCGGCGATTCTTTTTCTCCGGCATCGTCCGGTTTCGGAGTGAATCTCTTACAACCGGTCGAACAGTATCAGAAGATATCGCGGTCGGCAAAGTATGCATTCCTGTTTATATTTTTGACATATGTTGTGTTCTTCTTCGTCGAGGTGATAAACAAGACGCGAATACATCCAATCAGGTATTTTCTGGTCGGTTTAGCGCTTATCATATTCTATACTCTATTATTATCTATATCGGAGGTTATAGGATTTGAAATGGCGTACTTGGCAGCGGCTTCGGCAGTTGTAATATTGATAACTTTGTATTCGAAGAACTTCTTGAAGAAATGGATCCTAACTGGCTTTATGTTCCTCATTCTGAGCTTTCTTTATGGATTCCTTTATTTCATTATTCAGCTTCAGGATTATTCACTTCTTGCAGGAAGCATAGGATTATTTATTATACTGGCGATATTGATGTATTTCTCAAGGAAGATAAATTATGAGAATGGTTCTCCAAAAGAAGAACAGGTAGTCACGAATTAA